GGCATAGGAACTATTCTCGCAGGCGGTACACCCTATGTAATGCCTCTAAAAGAAGAAAATGGCTTTTTAGTAGATTTAGATATAATACCTGAGGATGTGGCTCAAAGAGCTAAACTAATGTTTATCAATTATCCAAATAATCCTACTGGTGCAGTAGCTAATAGGGAATTTTTTGAAAAGGTTGTGGCCTTTGCCAAAAAATATGATATTGTTGTATGCCATGATGCTGCATATTCAGAAGTCTTTTTTGATGGTCAAAGACCCCTGAGCTTCATGGAGATACCTGGGGCAAAGGATGTGGGTATAGAATTTAATTCACTTTCCAAGCCTTTTAACATGACTGGATGGAGGATTGGTTGGGCAGTGGGAAGACAAGAGGTTATAGAAGCTCTGGGAAGAATAAAATCCAACCTTGATTCAGGTGTATTTCAGGCTGTTCAGGTTGCAGCAATAAAGGCCTTAACAGGTCCTTTAGATTGTCTGGAGGATATGCGTAAACTATATGAACACAGAAGAGATATGGTTATTGATAAATTAAACTCAATGGGTTGGCAGCTTGAAAAGACCATTGGAAGCTTTTATATCTGGGTTCCAGTACCTAAAGGCTATTCATCTGCCCAATTCTGTGAATTAATTTTTGAAAAAGCCAATGTAATTATTACTCCTGGCAATGGGTATGGAGAATATGGTGAAGGTTACTTTAGAATTTCTTTAACAGTTGCTGAAAATAGGCTTAAAGAAGCCTTGGAAAGAATGAAAAAGGTACAATGGTAATAAACTGATAATAAACCTAGACAGTAACAAACTTTGATAGCTTGCAATAGATAGATAAAAAGTGTATAATATGTTACGTTAATATTAGGTTAGCGGGCGATTAGCTCAGGTGGTTAGAGTGCTTGCTTGACATGCAAGAGGTCACTGGTTCAAGTCCAGTATCGCCCACCATCAATTAAAACATAGAGCGCCAAGGTTTTAGAACCTGGCGTTTTTTCATCTCTTTAAAAGCGAATATTCTCAAATTTTTTACTCCTTAATTCTTAATTACCCAGATACCAGACAATAAGTCTGGTTTTTGCTTTGGAAAAATACTATTTGCCAAATTGTAACAACATAGGGAAACTTAACATATATATAAGTATCAAATAGTGAAGGGGGCTTTCATATGGGTAGACCAGGACATGGACCAAGACCAAATCCAGGTCCAGTATTGCCAATCTTTGATGACAACCTAATTCTTATTCTGCTATTGTTATGCTGTTTAATGGGAAACAACAATCATTGTGGTGGTAACGATTTTTTCTTGATTATAATCATAATACTATTCTTCTTCCTTTTCCCAAATAACAACCTGTTCGCTGCAGGTGCCGATTAAGAATTAGATTATATGGTGGATGACAACTCTTTTTTCCAGTCCCAGCCGCTATAGCTGGGATTCAATTTTACAGGTATATTATGGGTAAAAGTGCATGCTATAATATATAATTAAATGGAACCCTCGGGTTCCATTTAATTATATTAATGAATATTCTTTTTTCCGATTCTTACTATTAATCTAGCTATTGTGTACTTTTCTTCTTCATTAGCGTTTTCCCACATTGTTTTCATTAAAGCTTCTTCCGCAGTATCCGGTTCTGTAAACTTTTCTAAAAGATTACCTAAAGAAACAATACCTTTCACCATGTTTTCTTCAGAAACTCCATGTTTTTGACCATCACGTATTTTTTGTGCTAATTCTTCAGGAAACTGTAATTCAGCCATTATATTCACCTCCATTATCTATTATCTCCGAAATGAATTTTTTTACCCATTATATAGGATGTGTGTTTTTAGATTTTATATTACTCAGTTTTTGATTAAATAGAAAAAATATTAGTATATAGCAATTTTATATCCAATTACTTACTTTTGAATACATTAAAATTCTTCTACATATATTGATAAGGGAAGGAAGTGATTTTATGGATTTATTGTATTCAATTGTCACTAATAAAGATTTAAACTTTATGTATGAAGAATTGGAGAATCAATTTATTACTATGAGAGAGCAGGGATTAATAAATGATCTAGATATAAAAGTTAAGGGAAAATACTATTTTTATGAGCTTAAGCTTACTGCAAATCAAAGCTCCAATTCTTTAAACAATTGCATAAACTCACTTATTTCAACCTTAACTAATTTAATAGTGGATAAATATAAGGATATAATAATTGAAAAAACTATTAAAAACCACTATTATTATTTTGACATAGATGAAAGAAGAGCTATTAGTACTAAAACGGAAAACTATCTATTAGCTTTCAATGACATAAATAATCAAAAGGCTTGGAAATCGCGAATTTATAAAAGAATAATAAAGCACTTTGAAAATAACAACAATTTAATTATTGACGGCTTTGTAAATTTTAGGTTGAAAGATTTTTGCAATGAGATACAATTAGCAGTAGAGGATTCTGTAGAAGATTATCTTCTTGAAAAGGAATATGACGAATTCGTAGATTTACTAAAACACCTTATGCATATTACTAGACCCAAATTTAAATGTGTTCATATCTTTTTTAATGACTCTGGAACCTTTAAGCTTTATAATGAAGAGCTAAAGGGTATAGAGTTCTATAAATATGGTGTAAATTTAATGGATGAGGACATTAGCTATGAAGATATTGTAATAAGCTCTGTTATTTCACTTGCTCCAAAAGAACTAGTTCTGCATGGGTTTAGAAACATAGAGCATCAGGGGCTGATTTCTACCTTGCGTAAGGTATTTGGGGAAAACAGGGTAATAAAGTGTGAAGGCTGCATAAAATGCAGTCATTCATATTCAAAAAACAAATAAGCAAGCTATTAACTATAGGAGCTAATAGAGTAAAGGTTGCAAATTTAATCCAGCTAAGGATGAAACAATTATGGAATTAAAATTAATAATAATTCCCGTAATGGGAGCTATAATTGGTTGGGTCACTAACCTTATCGCAATAAAACTAATATTCCGTCCATATAAGCCAATGAGGTTTCCTATTATTAATTTTTCAATACAGGGTATTATTCCAAAAAGACGTTATGAGATAGCTGCTAATATAGGTAAGATTGTGGAGAAGGAGCTGCTCTGTATTAAAGATCTTATACCTGCATTTGAAAGCGGCATAAATGACACTGTCTTCATAAAAAATATTGCATCTATAATCAAATCTAACTTGACAAACAGAATACCCGGCATATTTCCATCAAGGCTTAAAGAAACAGTAGGCAATATGATTGAAGAAATTTTAATTAAAGAATTAACAAAGGTACTGCCTACCATTGCAAGACAAGGATTAGAAGACTTAAGTGACAATATAGTTGTACACAGTATTGTCGAAGAAAAGATTAATAATTTAGAGCTGGCAGAGTTTGAAAAGCTAATAATAAGTATAACCAGACGAGAATTAAAGCATATTGAATACCTGGGAGCGGTACTTGGATTTATAATTGGCCTGGGACAGCTATTAATAATTACTGTTCTTGCATAATGGCTATTGATTTTTCTAAAAATACGTATTTAAAAGACTAATTGACAAAAATATTAATTAACAGTTATAATCTTTTTCAAAGAATAATTTCCAAATAAAAGCTATGATAGGGAAAGTAAATTGAATGGTAATTACTCAGAGAATAGATACCTAGGCTGAAAGTATCTTTTAATTCCAACTATTGAATACCACCCTTGAGCAGCAAGTCTACAAAGACTTGACGGTTAACACCGTTACATGTACCTTTCAAAGTGGGGAGTTTATCCCAAAAAGGGTGGAACCGCGGTTATAACCGTCCCTTAAACATCAGGGATGGTTTTTTATTTTTTATTAACATAGGAGGTAGTATCAATGTTTGAAATTGTTATTACGTTAAAAGATGGCACTCAAGCCAAATACCCATCAGGCTCAACACCGCTGCAAATAGCAGAAACGCTTAGCAAAAGACTTGCTAAAGAGGCTGTAGTAGCCAGATTCAATGGTAAGATTGTTGACATGGATAAACCCTTACATGAAGATGGAAGTCTTGAAATATTTACATTTGATACTGAAGAAGGCAAGCATTGCTATAGGCATAGTGCTTCACACATTTTAGCTCAGGCTGTTCAAAGACTCTATCCCGGAACCAGGCTGGGAATAGGTCCAGCTATTGAAGATGGGTATTACTATGATTTTGATTCAGAACACAAGTTTTCACCAGAGGATTTGGAAAAAATTGAAAAAGAAATGGACAAAATTATTAAAGAAAACGAAAAGTTTACTAGAAAAGAGATATCCCGGGAAGATGCAATTAAGCTGTTTAAAGAAAGGGGAGAGGATTATAAAATAGAATTGATTAACGACTTGCCAGATGATGCAGTTATATCCATTTATGAGCATGGAGATTGGTTAGATCTATGTGCTGGGCCTCACGTTGCAACTACTGGAGATATAAAGGCCATAAAGCTATTATCATTAGCAGGGGCCTACTGGCGCGGCTCGGAAAAGAATCCAATGCTGCAAAGAATCTATGGCACTGCTTTTCCTAAGAAAAAGGACCTAGATGGGTACTTAGCGCTCATAGAAGAGGCCAAAAAGAGAGATCATCGAAGACTTGGAGCCCAGCTTGGTCTGTTTAGTATTCAAGAGGAAGGCCCAGGCTTCCCATTTTTTCATCCAAAGGGTATGGTGTTAAGAAATCAACTGGAGGATTTCTGGAGAAAGGAACATAAAAAATGGGGTTATCAGGAAATCAAGAGCCCCATTATTCTTAACAAGGTACTTTGGGAAAAATCAGGTCACTGGGAGCATTATAGAGAAAACATGTATTACACAAACATTGATGAAAACAATTTTTGTGTTAAGCCTATGAATTGTCCAGGGGCAATGCTTGTGTATAAATCCGAACAGCACAGCTATAGAGAGTTTCCCATTAGATTAGCTGAAATGGGTTTAGTCCACCGTCATGAGAAGTCAGGTGTTTTACATGGTTTAATGAGGGTAAGAGCCTTCACCCAGGATGATGCTCATATCTTTATGCTGCCATCGCAAATAACATCAGAAATAAAAAATGTTATTGATTTGGTTGACTATTTTTACGAGACATTTGGCTTCGAATACTCAGTAGAGCTATCAACAAAACCCGAGAAGGCAATGGGTTCAGATGAAATTTGGGATAAGGCCATTTGCTCATTAAAACAGGCATTAGAAGAAAAGAGAATCAATTATAAAGTCAATGAAGGAGATGGTGCTTTTTATGGACCTAAAATTGATTTTCATTTAAGGGATTCCATTGGCAGAACGTGGCAGTGTGGTACAATACAGCTTGACTTTTTAATGCCGGAGAAATTTGATCTATATTATATTGGTGAAGATGGTGGTAAGCATAGGCCTGTTGTAATCCATAGAGTTGTATTTGGTAGTATTGAAAGGTTTATAGGAATTTTAATTGAGCATTACGCAGGAGCCTTTCCCTTATGGCTAGCCCCTGTTCAGGTGAAAATCTTACCAATAAGCGAAACCCATGGAGACTACGCAGCTATGGTTTTAAAGAAATTGGATAATAATGGTCTCCGGGCAGAAGTAGATTATAGAAACGAAAAAATTGGTTATAAAATTAGAGAGGCACAAATGCAAAAAGTACCTTATATGTTGGTTATTGGTGATAAGGAAGTAGAAAACAGAGAAGTGTCAGTAAGAAAAAGGGGTGCTGGTGATTTAGGGGCACAAACTTTAGATGACTTTGTTAATGAAATTGTTAAAGAAAGCCAGATGCCAAAAAGCACTAAATAAAGCACTAAAAGCACTAAATAAAGCACTAAATAGATCATGATAATATTTGACAGTTTGTTAAGAAACATGGTATAATTCATAATTAGAGAATTAAATATGTTTTCATATTTAAGAAGGGGCCCGAAGCTTCTCACCTTATGGCTAACGCTTATAAGGTTGCAATCAGTATATGAAGTACTGTTTACGCATTTTAACGGGCACATTGTGTCCGTTTTTTTGTAATTGCTTTGGGCACATATTTTATGGAGGTGACAAAATATTAGTAAAGAATTAAGGATTAATGAGGCTATTCGTACAAGGGAAATTCGCCTTATTAGTGAGACCGGAGAACAATTGGGGATAATGTCTCCTAAAGAGGGGCTGCAGATTGCCATGGATAAGGGGCTGGATTTAGTAGAGGTTTCACCGGCTGCTAAGCCACCCGTGTGTCGTATCATGGATTACGGCAAGTATATGTTTGAGCTAAGCAAAAAGGAAAGAGAATCCCGAAAGAAACAAAAAATTGTTAATGTTAAAGAAGTAAAATTTAGAGTGGGTATTGAGGAGCATGATTTTCAAACAAAGGCCAGAAATGCAGCAAAGTTTATCCAAAATGGTGATAAGGTTAAAGTAACAATCATGTTCAGGGGCAGAGAAATTACCCATTCTGAATTAGGGAAGGCTATATGTCTTAAGCTGGCCAAACAACTGGAAGACATAGCAAATGTTGAAAAACCTCCGAAGGTAGAAGGAAAAAACATGACAATGATTTTAGTTCCCAAGGCAGATTAAATAGATTAAAGGAGGAAGCAAAATGCCTAAAATGAAAACCCATAGGGGTGCAGCTAAAAGATTTAAACGCACTGCATCTGGTAAGCTAAAAAGATCACAAGCTTTTACTAGCCATATACTAGGTAAAAAATCAGCAAAGAGAAAAAGACAGTTACGTAAAAATACTATAGTTAGTGCAGGAGATGCAAGAAGAATGGAACAACTTATTCCTAGATAATTTAGCAAAGGAGGACTATATATGGCAAGGGTTAAAAGGGGTGTAACTGCCCGTAAAAGACATAAAAAAATTCTTAAGTTAGCAAAAGGTTATTATGGAGCAAAATCAAAGATTTTTAGACCTGCTAATCAACAGGTATTAAAATCTTTATCATATGCATATGCCCACCGTAAGAAAAGAAAGGGCGACTTTAGAAAGCTGTGGATTTCCAGAATCAACGCAGCAGCTAGAGTTAATGGAATGTCTTATAACCGTTTCATTAGAGGACTAAAAAATGCTGGTATTGATATTAACAGAAAGATGCTGGCCGAATTAGCAGTCAGTGATGCCAATGCATTTGGAAAGTTAGCTAATATTGCAAAAGAAAATAACTAACACTATTAAGACGACTTTCCAAAAGGTCGTCTTAATTAATAATAGAGGAGTATTTTGTGGAATGGATTTTAAAGATATTAATTCTAAAGATAACCCTATATTTAAACTAATTAAAACTCTAAACAAGAAAAAAGGCAGGGATGAAAATGGCTTATTCTTGATAGAAGGTATTAGACTGCTAGAAGAAGCCATTAACCATGGAGTAAAGCTTCATTACCTGGTTATAAATGAGAATACCAATCTGCTACCAAAGGAAAATCTTGATTGTCAGGTATTAAGAATATCTAATAACCTTTTTAAAGACTTATCAGATACTGTTACGCCACAGGGAATTATTGGAGTAGCCAGACAACCTAACCCTTCACTTAAGGAGCTAACACTTTTACCTAACCCTTTAATAGTTGTTTTAAATGGAATCCAGGATCCTGGCAACCTTGGGACTATTATAAGAACTAGTGCAGCAGCAAAAGCTGCTGCAGTATTACTAACAGAAGGAACTGTGGATCTATATAATCCTAAGGTCATAAGAGCTACAATGGGTGCTGTTTTTCAGATTCCTATAATTCATGGACTTGGGGATGAAGAAGCTATTAATTGGCTAAATAGTAATAATATCAATATTTTAGTGGCTGATATAAATGCTGAGCAGTATTACTTCTCTGTTAACTTAAAAGGGGCAACTGCTTTGGTTATCGGCAATGAAAACAAGGGACCTTCTCCTAAATGGAAAAGTGCAGCTAATAATAGGATAAAAATCCCCATCCTTGGTGATACAGAATCGCTTAATGCATCAATAGCTGCTGGAATATTAATTTATGATGCTATTCGTCAGAGACATAATGAAATCTAACACCTTCCTTGATTATAGTTTCGGAGATATGATATAATACCCATGTAATCCAAAAATGGAAAGGTTGGTGTATGCCCTGTGTTTCTACCTGCTGAAGTTTTTTGGAGAATTTTTGAAAAGACCGGATCAATTCGTGCTTATATTTTATACAAAAAGTTAATTGTACAGTAGAAAAACAGGGTAAAAATAGCTTAGATTGGGACAAGTAATTATTTTTTGCTCTTCAGGGAGGTAGGACCTTGACTGTAAGTCCTACTAGTGACAAAAAATAATGAAATTCACCCAGGAGCTGCCTTTTTGAAACACAGTAGGGAAGGCCGGTGAATACACCGTTATCAAATAGAGATAATCTATGATAAGTTTGTATTCATAGATTAATTAGGGTGGTACCGCGGAATATGCTTTCGTCCCTTAGGGAAGGAGGCATTTTATTTTTTGCAAATTAATACATACAGCAGGAGGTTAAGTAGTATATGATAGAAAAACTAAACACCATTAAGGAACAGGCCTTTGATGAAATAAGTGGCAGTCAAGACATGGCCAGCCTGGAGAAAATTAAAATTAAATTCCTTGGAAAAAAGGGAGAACTCACATCAGTATTACGTGG
Above is a window of Desulfitibacter alkalitolerans DSM 16504 DNA encoding:
- a CDS encoding LL-diaminopimelate aminotransferase, with the translated sequence MIKQAERISKLPPYLFARIEQKIAEAREKGVDIISLGIGDPDQPTPSYIVEELNTASRETANHQYPSSVGMLEYRKAVCQWYERQHGVTLDPKKEVVSLIGSKEGIGHISFCYVNPGDINLVPDPGYPVYGIGTILAGGTPYVMPLKEENGFLVDLDIIPEDVAQRAKLMFINYPNNPTGAVANREFFEKVVAFAKKYDIVVCHDAAYSEVFFDGQRPLSFMEIPGAKDVGIEFNSLSKPFNMTGWRIGWAVGRQEVIEALGRIKSNLDSGVFQAVQVAAIKALTGPLDCLEDMRKLYEHRRDMVIDKLNSMGWQLEKTIGSFYIWVPVPKGYSSAQFCELIFEKANVIITPGNGYGEYGEGYFRISLTVAENRLKEALERMKKVQW
- a CDS encoding DUF3243 family protein: MAELQFPEELAQKIRDGQKHGVSEENMVKGIVSLGNLLEKFTEPDTAEEALMKTMWENANEEEKYTIARLIVRIGKKNIH
- the ytxC gene encoding putative sporulation protein YtxC, whose amino-acid sequence is MDLLYSIVTNKDLNFMYEELENQFITMREQGLINDLDIKVKGKYYFYELKLTANQSSNSLNNCINSLISTLTNLIVDKYKDIIIEKTIKNHYYYFDIDERRAISTKTENYLLAFNDINNQKAWKSRIYKRIIKHFENNNNLIIDGFVNFRLKDFCNEIQLAVEDSVEDYLLEKEYDEFVDLLKHLMHITRPKFKCVHIFFNDSGTFKLYNEELKGIEFYKYGVNLMDEDISYEDIVISSVISLAPKELVLHGFRNIEHQGLISTLRKVFGENRVIKCEGCIKCSHSYSKNK
- a CDS encoding DUF445 domain-containing protein, which encodes MELKLIIIPVMGAIIGWVTNLIAIKLIFRPYKPMRFPIINFSIQGIIPKRRYEIAANIGKIVEKELLCIKDLIPAFESGINDTVFIKNIASIIKSNLTNRIPGIFPSRLKETVGNMIEEILIKELTKVLPTIARQGLEDLSDNIVVHSIVEEKINNLELAEFEKLIISITRRELKHIEYLGAVLGFIIGLGQLLIITVLA
- the thrS gene encoding threonine--tRNA ligase, which produces MFEIVITLKDGTQAKYPSGSTPLQIAETLSKRLAKEAVVARFNGKIVDMDKPLHEDGSLEIFTFDTEEGKHCYRHSASHILAQAVQRLYPGTRLGIGPAIEDGYYYDFDSEHKFSPEDLEKIEKEMDKIIKENEKFTRKEISREDAIKLFKERGEDYKIELINDLPDDAVISIYEHGDWLDLCAGPHVATTGDIKAIKLLSLAGAYWRGSEKNPMLQRIYGTAFPKKKDLDGYLALIEEAKKRDHRRLGAQLGLFSIQEEGPGFPFFHPKGMVLRNQLEDFWRKEHKKWGYQEIKSPIILNKVLWEKSGHWEHYRENMYYTNIDENNFCVKPMNCPGAMLVYKSEQHSYREFPIRLAEMGLVHRHEKSGVLHGLMRVRAFTQDDAHIFMLPSQITSEIKNVIDLVDYFYETFGFEYSVELSTKPEKAMGSDEIWDKAICSLKQALEEKRINYKVNEGDGAFYGPKIDFHLRDSIGRTWQCGTIQLDFLMPEKFDLYYIGEDGGKHRPVVIHRVVFGSIERFIGILIEHYAGAFPLWLAPVQVKILPISETHGDYAAMVLKKLDNNGLRAEVDYRNEKIGYKIREAQMQKVPYMLVIGDKEVENREVSVRKRGAGDLGAQTLDDFVNEIVKESQMPKSTK
- the infC gene encoding translation initiation factor IF-3, producing the protein MNEAIRTREIRLISETGEQLGIMSPKEGLQIAMDKGLDLVEVSPAAKPPVCRIMDYGKYMFELSKKERESRKKQKIVNVKEVKFRVGIEEHDFQTKARNAAKFIQNGDKVKVTIMFRGREITHSELGKAICLKLAKQLEDIANVEKPPKVEGKNMTMILVPKAD
- the rpmI gene encoding 50S ribosomal protein L35; its protein translation is MPKMKTHRGAAKRFKRTASGKLKRSQAFTSHILGKKSAKRKRQLRKNTIVSAGDARRMEQLIPR
- the rplT gene encoding 50S ribosomal protein L20, yielding MARVKRGVTARKRHKKILKLAKGYYGAKSKIFRPANQQVLKSLSYAYAHRKKRKGDFRKLWISRINAAARVNGMSYNRFIRGLKNAGIDINRKMLAELAVSDANAFGKLANIAKENN
- a CDS encoding TrmH family RNA methyltransferase produces the protein MDFKDINSKDNPIFKLIKTLNKKKGRDENGLFLIEGIRLLEEAINHGVKLHYLVINENTNLLPKENLDCQVLRISNNLFKDLSDTVTPQGIIGVARQPNPSLKELTLLPNPLIVVLNGIQDPGNLGTIIRTSAAAKAAAVLLTEGTVDLYNPKVIRATMGAVFQIPIIHGLGDEEAINWLNSNNINILVADINAEQYYFSVNLKGATALVIGNENKGPSPKWKSAANNRIKIPILGDTESLNASIAAGILIYDAIRQRHNEI
- a CDS encoding YqzL family protein; its protein translation is MFLPAEVFWRIFEKTGSIRAYILYKKLIVQ